One Ahaetulla prasina isolate Xishuangbanna chromosome 10, ASM2864084v1, whole genome shotgun sequence genomic region harbors:
- the MTFR1L gene encoding mitochondrial fission regulator 1-like has translation MLLVWTDMEAESTIPIWQNKPYGSSRSFVRRIGTSLPLKPCPRASFQPLPDISDFYFNDTPPVPTLADVAWIASDDEETYARVRTDTRPLKHRWKPTPFFVIQRNASVPNLRKQEEKLLALKKPCLPALSRTTELQEELSLLRSQIAKIVAGDSASSSLTPELLSPGSSNVSSPLPCFGPSFQSTTSFVISDITEEEADLESPELPSVSMVCSATSEFCKGDAKDSDDDDTVSLSKASSFADMMGILKDIHRMKQNKDSNRSLLKEEDPAILIADVLRRKFALKDEDVNMKKN, from the exons ATGCTTCTTGTATGGACAGACATGGAAGCTGAATCA ACAATACCAATTTGGCAGAACAAACCCTATGGTTCATCTCGCAGTTTTGTGAGAAGAATTGGAACAAGCCTTCCTTTAAAACCATGTCCCAGAGCTTCCTTCCAG CCACTACCAGACATTTCTGATTTCTATTTCAATGACACCCCCCCTGTCCCCACTCTGGCAGATGTTGCCTGGATTGCCTCCGATGATGAAGAAACCTATGCCAGAGTCAG GACAGACACACGTCCACTCAAGCACAGATGGAAACCCACTCCATTCTTCGTTATTCAGCGGAATGCTTCGGTCCCAAATCTGAGGAAGCAAGAAGAAAAATTGCTGGCTCTGAAGAAGCCATGTTTACCTGCCTTGAGTCGAACCACAGAACTCCAGGAAGAATTGAGTCTCCTGCGGAGTCAGATCGCTAAAATAGTTGCTGGAGATTCAG cttcCTCTTCATTAACACCAGAGTTATTATCTCCAGGAAGTTCAAATGTCTCTTCTCCTTTGCCCTGCTTTGGACCCTCATTCCAGTCTACAACTTCCTTTGTCATTAGTGACATCACAGAAGAGGAGGCTGATTTAGAAAGCCCCGAACTTCCATCTGTTTCCATGGTTTGTTCTGCAACTTCTGAATTTTGCAAAGGCGACGCGAAGGATTCGGACGACGATGACACAGTGTCTCTCTCAAAGGCCAGTAGTTTTGCGGATATGATGGGCATTCTGAAAGACATTCATAGAATGAAACAGAACAAAGACTC GAACAGAAGTTTACTGAAAGAAGAGGATCCTGCGATTCTTATAGCAGACGTTTTAAGAAGGAAATTTGCTTTGAAAGATGAAGatgtaaatatgaaaaagaacTGA
- the LOC131204528 gene encoding aurora kinase A and ninein-interacting protein-like, with product MCVFSLFSSWRIFHVIRRQKMKRKGRNAVGKLQDSCDVWLDPSALKRRKVMNVATKSPLTLLGQKSHRPAAIIGPPHPCTKQTTISTFFTAQKAGTVLIFFLPSRNNCKVLMTWKENCLHRNNYQFDSLCTLHCNIHRPNGPSSFLSRHRQIKRTVLWEKPTEPNKQLMTSASNNVVNLKDSELLRGERTRAWASVLQPSSLQDRQRQPAKAATCNSLPARAQSHASSPPVAQKAFLTTDLIQHLEEKGPLQQQVAPVSPLKKKNDGWQREESPALFSQRSPSLKIISNQRADAEKRRRLPSSWVGATFVDSSDSENMDPELEENLPEAAYLDFNQTGSCRKYTSYENSSLVSTQRLFTQDSEGCRVILHRPEGEGSQPSLPKALWWGKRTPVRSAFNNRSCFRDGWAGDRRPPGSLGRRGVPPLTEHSEKSCYDLLFTEDSEGNKVIKH from the exons ATGTGCgtcttctctttgttttcatcctGGAGGATATTCCATGTAATCCGAAggcagaaaatgaagaggaaaggCAGAAACGCTGTTGGAAAGCTGCAGGACTCTTGCGATGTGTGGCTGGATCCTTCAGCACTCAAAAGACGCAAAGTGATg AATGTTGCCACTAAGTCACCCTTAACTCTCCTGGGCCAGAAATCCCATCGTCCTGCTGCAATAATTGGACCACCTCATCCATGCACTAAACAAACCACTATTTCTACTTTCTTCACTGCTCAGAAAGCAGGTacagtcttgattttttttctcccaagcaGGAACAATTGTAAGGTACTCATGACATGGAAAGAGAATTGTCTTCACAGAAATAATTACCAATTTGATTCATTATGCACACTGCACTGTAACATCCACAGACCAAATGGCCCAAGTTCTTTTCTAAGCCGCCATAGACAAATCAAGCGTACCGTGTTGT GGGAAAAACCCACAGAACCAAACAAGCAGTTAATGACCTCCGCATCAAACAACGTTGTCAATCTAAAAGACTCTGAATTGCTTAGAGGGGAAAGGACCAGGGCCTGGGCTTCTGTCCTTCAACCATCGAGCCTGCAGGACCGCCAAAGGCAACCTGCAAAGGCAGCAACCTGCAATTCTCTCCCCGCTCGAGCACAGAGCCATGCCAGCAGCCCCCCTGTTGCTCAGAAGGCTTTTCTAACTACAGATCTCATTCAGCATCTGGAAGAAAAGGGGCCGCTTCAGCAGCAGGTGGCTCCGGTGTCCCCCCTGAAAAAGAAAAACGATGGCTGGCAAAGAGAAGAGAGCCCCGCTTTGTTTTCTCAGAGAAGCCCAAGTCTTAAAATAATTTCGAACCAAAGAGCAGATGCAGAGAAACGGCGCAGACTCCCTTCCTCTTGGGTGGGTGCTACTTTTGTGGACTCCTCTGACTCTGAAAATATGGATCCTGAACTGGAAGAAAACCTACCAGAAGCAGCATATTTGGATTTCAACCAAACTGGATCCTGTAGAAAGTACACTAGCTATGAGAACAGCTCCCTTGTTTCAACTCAGCGGCTGTTCACACAGGACTCCGAGGGCTGCAGAGTAATTCTGCACCGCCCTGAAGGAGAAGGAAGCCAGCCGTCCTTGCCAAAGGCTCTCTGGTGGGGCAAAAGGACCCCTGTAAGAAGCGCCTTCAATAACAGGAGCTGCTTTAGGGACGGTTGGGCTGGAGACAGACGCCCCCCTGGGTCTCTGGGCAGGCGCGGCGTTCCTCCTCTGACAGAACATAGTGAAAAGTCATGTTATGACTTGCTATTCACAGAGGATTCGGAAGGCAACAAAGTCATTAAACACTAA